The genomic stretch GCAGCGACTTCCTTCTGCGGCTCGTCGAAGTTGACGAACAGGCCGAGCTGGTCCTGCAGGATGCGGGCGGCGAAAGCCACCGCGTCCTCGCCCGAGATCGAACCGTCGGTCTCGATCGTCATGGTCAGCTTGTCATAGTCGAGAACCTGGCCCTCGCGGGTGTTTTCGACCTTGTAGGAGACCTTCTTGACCGGCGAGTAGAGGCTGTCGACCGGGATCAGGCCGATCGGCGCGTCCTCGGCGCGGTTGCGCTCGGCCGGCACGTAACCCTTGCCTGTGTCGACGGTGAATTCCATGCGGATTTCAGCGCCTTCGTCCAGCGTGCAGATGACGTGGTCGGGGTTGAGGATCTCGACGTCGCCAACCGTCTGGATGTCGCCGGCCAGAACCGCACCTGGGCCCTGCTTGCGAACGACCATGCGCTTGGGGCCGTCGCCTTCCATACGGATGGCGATTTCCTTGATGTTCAAGACGATGTCGGTCACGTCCTCGCGTACACCTGCGATGGACGAGAATTCATGCAGGACGCCGTCGATCTGCACGGCAGTGACAGCCGCACCGCGCAGCGAAGACAGAAGCACGCGGCGCAGCGCGTTGCCGAGCGTGAGGCCAAAGCCGCGCTCGAGCGGCTCGGCGACGAGCGTGGTCAGAGTCTTCTTCTTCGACGAGAACTCGATCTTGTTCGGCTTGATCAGTTCCTGCCAATTTTTCTGGATCATGATGCTTTCCTTCCGTTGACCCGCCACCATCCAATCGTGGCGGGCGACCTGGAATACCGCGGAGGAACGCCTTTCAGCGTTCACGCGGCGTTCGGTAATTTCTTAGACGCGGCGCTTC from Mesorhizobium sp. NZP2077 encodes the following:
- a CDS encoding DNA-directed RNA polymerase subunit alpha, coding for MIQKNWQELIKPNKIEFSSKKKTLTTLVAEPLERGFGLTLGNALRRVLLSSLRGAAVTAVQIDGVLHEFSSIAGVREDVTDIVLNIKEIAIRMEGDGPKRMVVRKQGPGAVLAGDIQTVGDVEILNPDHVICTLDEGAEIRMEFTVDTGKGYVPAERNRAEDAPIGLIPVDSLYSPVKKVSYKVENTREGQVLDYDKLTMTIETDGSISGEDAVAFAARILQDQLGLFVNFDEPQKEVAAEAVTELAFNPALLKKVDELELSVRSANCLKNDNIVYIGDLIQKTEAEMLRTPNFGRKSLNEIKEVLAAMGLHLGMEVPDWPPENIEDLAKRYEDQY